In uncultured Cohaesibacter sp., a genomic segment contains:
- a CDS encoding Rne/Rng family ribonuclease produces the protein MANQMLVDATHPEETRVVVVRGNRVEEFDFESANRKQLRGNIYLAKVTRVEPSLQAAFVDYGGNRHGFLAFSEIHPDYYQIPMADRQALLEEEQGQDDDEFHEEEKPARKSRRRRSSRKSSKAARAETAEQETPSEDQAEAVSADSEASDDNGEGVAASSEDATGATPQESAAESSETGSSETQEASSAFSSSEEDDDGNTPPAQAHAVADDESVSADPDDLDDEDEDEDEDSLSASEADSDDEDDDEDDDEDEDAGVEHVGAEDALEEVPERRSRRRAKQYKIQEVIKRRQILLVQVVKEERGNKGAALTTYLSLAGRYSVLMPNTARGGGISRKITNVSDRKRLKQIASELEVADGMGVILRTAGASRTKTEIKRDFEYLLRLWENVRDLTLKSAAPMLVYEEGSLIKRSIRDLYNKDIDQVLVAGEEGYKEAKSFMRMLMPSHARNVQPYREPQPIFTRLGIENQLDAMFSPQVTLKSGGYIVIDQTEALVSIDVNSGRSTREHNIEDTALSTNLEAAEEISRQLRLRDLAGLVVIDFIDMEEKRNNRAVEKRLKDCLKSDRARIQVGRISHFGLMEMSRQRIRTGVLESTMDPCPHCQGTGYVRAAASVALLVLRSIEDHLLKGFTHHVVVRTRGNVALYILNQKRENLFELENRFGVHIHVEVDDHIEGKHLEIDRGEPLDQPVAPTPTISMQAMEVVVDEEDEAFEAYEEAEEEKEREEESSSKKRRRRRRRKKNQSDARSGRDDDEQSDGDSTEAGDDSADDADGAAEAREDDGNGDDRPKKSRRRGRRGGRRNRRNRNGDAEAQEMTAEAMEVVGESPAVYDLSADDGEATAEQGSRDDAETAKETVMIDAEASSQSDEASLAYVIESDETDQAAASEATSDAARVEETTSEAEEESVFVASTETGPVAEAISTEETEEASPQQASLEGAVEEAVSSSEAPLADESEAEDAQGQPETEPQQEAETESEAPLTAEAEQQEEKPEDNRPKRTGWWNRSGFL, from the coding sequence ATGGCAAATCAAATGCTCGTTGATGCGACGCATCCGGAGGAAACCCGGGTTGTCGTCGTACGCGGCAATCGGGTTGAGGAATTCGACTTCGAGTCCGCCAATCGCAAGCAATTGCGCGGCAATATCTATCTAGCAAAGGTTACCAGGGTCGAACCGTCCCTGCAGGCAGCTTTTGTTGACTATGGCGGCAACCGCCATGGCTTCCTCGCATTCAGCGAGATTCATCCGGACTATTATCAGATCCCGATGGCAGATCGTCAGGCCCTTCTTGAAGAAGAACAGGGTCAGGATGACGATGAATTTCATGAAGAAGAAAAGCCGGCCAGAAAATCAAGACGCCGCCGCTCTTCCAGAAAGTCGTCCAAGGCCGCCCGCGCAGAGACCGCCGAGCAGGAAACGCCATCCGAGGATCAGGCAGAAGCCGTATCCGCAGACAGCGAAGCATCTGATGATAATGGCGAAGGTGTTGCAGCTTCTTCTGAAGATGCGACAGGTGCCACTCCGCAAGAAAGCGCAGCAGAGAGTTCGGAAACCGGTTCTTCGGAAACTCAGGAAGCGTCCAGCGCTTTCTCATCCTCCGAAGAAGACGATGACGGCAACACGCCGCCCGCGCAGGCTCATGCCGTCGCTGATGACGAAAGCGTCAGTGCCGACCCGGATGATCTTGATGATGAGGACGAAGATGAAGACGAGGATTCCCTCTCTGCTTCGGAAGCCGATTCAGATGATGAAGACGACGATGAGGATGACGACGAAGACGAAGATGCAGGCGTAGAACATGTCGGTGCAGAAGACGCTCTGGAAGAAGTTCCGGAACGCCGCAGCCGTCGTCGTGCCAAGCAATACAAGATTCAGGAAGTCATCAAGCGCCGCCAGATTCTGCTTGTTCAGGTCGTCAAGGAAGAGCGCGGCAACAAGGGCGCAGCCCTGACCACCTATCTCTCGCTCGCCGGTCGCTATTCCGTGCTGATGCCAAACACCGCACGCGGTGGCGGCATTTCACGCAAGATCACCAATGTGTCCGACCGCAAGCGCCTCAAGCAGATCGCTTCCGAACTGGAAGTCGCTGACGGCATGGGCGTCATTCTGCGCACCGCCGGCGCGTCTCGCACCAAAACCGAAATCAAGCGTGACTTCGAATATCTGTTGCGCCTGTGGGAGAATGTGCGCGATCTGACGCTCAAATCCGCAGCCCCGATGCTGGTCTATGAGGAAGGCTCGCTGATCAAGCGTTCGATACGTGACCTTTACAACAAGGATATAGATCAGGTTCTGGTCGCCGGTGAGGAAGGCTACAAGGAAGCCAAGAGCTTCATGCGCATGCTGATGCCGAGCCATGCCCGCAACGTCCAGCCCTATCGTGAGCCGCAGCCGATCTTCACCCGTCTGGGCATTGAAAATCAGCTCGACGCCATGTTCAGCCCGCAGGTTACGCTGAAATCGGGCGGCTATATCGTCATCGACCAGACCGAAGCGCTCGTTTCCATCGACGTCAACTCCGGCCGTTCGACGCGCGAGCATAATATCGAGGACACGGCGCTTTCGACAAACCTTGAAGCTGCCGAAGAAATTTCCCGCCAGCTGCGCCTGCGCGACCTTGCCGGTCTTGTCGTGATCGACTTCATCGACATGGAAGAAAAGCGCAACAACCGCGCTGTCGAGAAACGCCTCAAGGATTGCCTGAAATCTGATCGCGCCCGCATTCAGGTCGGCCGCATCTCCCATTTCGGCCTGATGGAAATGTCCCGTCAGCGCATCCGTACCGGTGTGCTCGAAAGCACCATGGATCCTTGCCCGCATTGTCAGGGCACCGGTTATGTGCGTGCCGCCGCCTCCGTTGCGCTGCTGGTTCTGCGTTCCATCGAAGATCATTTGCTCAAGGGCTTCACCCACCATGTGGTGGTCAGAACCCGCGGCAATGTTGCTCTCTATATTCTCAATCAGAAGCGCGAAAATCTGTTCGAGCTGGAAAACCGCTTTGGTGTTCATATCCATGTGGAAGTTGACGACCATATCGAAGGCAAGCATCTTGAAATCGACCGCGGCGAGCCACTGGATCAGCCGGTAGCGCCAACACCGACCATTTCCATGCAGGCGATGGAAGTTGTTGTCGATGAAGAAGACGAAGCCTTCGAGGCCTATGAAGAGGCCGAGGAAGAAAAAGAGCGCGAAGAAGAAAGCAGCTCCAAGAAGCGTCGCCGCCGCCGTCGCCGCAAGAAGAATCAGTCCGACGCAAGATCTGGGCGCGATGACGACGAACAGTCCGATGGCGACAGCACCGAAGCCGGTGACGATTCTGCAGATGACGCCGATGGCGCAGCCGAAGCACGCGAAGATGACGGCAATGGTGATGACAGACCAAAGAAAAGCCGTCGCAGAGGCCGCCGCGGCGGTCGCCGCAATCGTCGCAACCGCAATGGTGACGCCGAAGCACAGGAAATGACCGCAGAGGCCATGGAAGTGGTCGGCGAAAGCCCTGCCGTCTATGATCTTTCCGCAGACGATGGCGAAGCTACCGCCGAGCAAGGCTCTCGGGATGACGCAGAAACAGCTAAGGAAACCGTCATGATTGATGCAGAAGCATCAAGCCAGTCCGACGAAGCTTCCCTCGCTTATGTTATTGAGTCCGATGAGACGGACCAGGCAGCCGCCTCTGAAGCGACATCTGATGCTGCAAGGGTTGAGGAAACCACATCGGAAGCGGAAGAAGAGTCCGTCTTTGTCGCATCGACAGAAACAGGCCCTGTCGCCGAAGCGATCAGCACCGAAGAAACCGAGGAAGCGTCACCCCAGCAAGCCTCTTTGGAAGGCGCTGTCGAGGAAGCCGTTTCATCATCCGAGGCTCCTCTTGCAGACGAGAGTGAGGCCGAAGACGCTCAGGGTCAGCCGGAAACCGAACCTCAGCAAGAAGCCGAAACGGAGTCCGAGGCTCCCCTTACCGCCGAAGCTGAACAGCAGGAAGAAAAGCCGGAGGACAACCGCCCAAAGCGCACAGGCTGGTGGAATCGCTCAGGTTTTCTATAA
- a CDS encoding aminotransferase class I/II-fold pyridoxal phosphate-dependent enzyme has translation MRSISKRGTIEPFFAMDIMAKANALAAEGRDIVHMEIGQPGAPAPRLVREAAQKALVDGRIGYTDALGIPALRERIAQHYADQYGVSVSPQAIAVTTGSSAGFNLAFLSLFEVGDRVILPSPGYPAYRNILFSLGLEVVEVETRAEDRWSLTAEDIRRVHAEKPVKGVLIASPANPSGTIMEAEALRSVVEICDELGIWFISDEIYHRLEFGMKAETALRYSPNVVIINSFSKYYCMTGWRIGWMVLPEQAQRSVECLSQSLYLCPPTLSQVAASAAFDASEELDLVKSAYGRNRSFLMDALPGIGLGDFMPVDGAFYIYCDVSKLTNDSMDFAMRSLSEAGVAITPGADFDRERGHRYVRLSFAGTEATMVDAVRRLGDWLR, from the coding sequence ATGCGCAGCATTTCCAAGCGCGGTACCATCGAACCATTCTTTGCCATGGACATCATGGCCAAGGCCAACGCTCTGGCTGCCGAGGGCCGGGATATCGTGCATATGGAAATCGGTCAACCCGGCGCTCCTGCGCCCCGGCTGGTGCGTGAGGCGGCACAGAAGGCGCTTGTGGATGGGCGGATCGGTTATACCGATGCCTTGGGCATTCCGGCTTTGCGTGAGCGCATTGCCCAGCACTATGCCGACCAATATGGCGTCTCTGTTTCGCCTCAGGCCATTGCGGTCACCACCGGCTCAAGCGCAGGCTTCAATCTGGCCTTCCTGTCGCTGTTTGAAGTTGGTGACAGGGTCATTCTGCCAAGTCCGGGCTATCCGGCCTATCGCAATATTCTTTTCTCGCTCGGTCTGGAGGTGGTCGAGGTGGAAACCCGGGCCGAGGATCGCTGGAGCCTGACGGCTGAAGATATAAGGCGGGTTCATGCGGAAAAGCCGGTGAAAGGCGTTCTGATTGCCAGTCCCGCCAATCCGTCCGGAACGATCATGGAAGCGGAGGCGTTGCGCTCGGTGGTCGAGATTTGCGATGAATTGGGTATCTGGTTCATTTCCGATGAAATCTATCATCGCCTCGAATTCGGCATGAAGGCGGAAACCGCCTTGCGCTATTCGCCCAACGTGGTGATCATCAATTCCTTCTCCAAATATTATTGCATGACGGGCTGGCGCATTGGCTGGATGGTGTTGCCCGAGCAGGCGCAGCGATCGGTCGAATGCCTCAGTCAGTCGCTCTATCTCTGCCCGCCGACGCTCTCGCAGGTGGCGGCCTCAGCCGCCTTTGATGCCAGCGAAGAGCTTGATCTGGTCAAGTCAGCCTATGGGCGCAACCGCAGCTTCCTGATGGATGCGCTTCCCGGTATCGGGCTTGGTGATTTCATGCCGGTTGACGGCGCTTTCTATATCTATTGCGATGTCAGCAAACTGACCAATGACTCGATGGATTTTGCCATGCGGTCATTGTCCGAGGCAGGCGTTGCCATCACGCCGGGTGCCGATTTTGACAGGGAGCGGGGGCATCGCTATGTGCGTCTGTCTTTTGCGGGCACCGAAGCGACCATGGTGGACGCCGTGCGCAGGCTTGGCGATTGGCTCCGCTGA
- a CDS encoding M48 family metalloprotease, with amino-acid sequence MACTLLTLLLALQPVLLSVSSASAQGSSIKLIRDAETEELIRDYTRPIFKAAGLKPGNIRIHLVKDNSFNAFVVDSKRMFINTGTIIEADTPNEIIGVLAHETGHIVGGHMIRLREAMKRAQTIAAIGMLAGAGAMAAGAAAGSSDAARAGTAIMTSAPGIAQRTFLSYARTEETAADRAAVRYLEQTGQSAKGMLRTFERFADQSLFSSQYVDPYIQSHPLPRERIAQIERLAKKSKYFDRKDSAQLQQRHDMVRAKLAAFTQDPKRVMRSYKGNDMPSLYAQAIVTFRLGNRNKAIKQMDQLLKLQPDNPYFLELKGQIYLETGMADNAIAPLNRAVSLRPDEGILRVMLGQAILSSKSNKNYSAAVTHLQRGLQDDPDLAVGYRFLAQAYEYLGQRAQAEMATANGYFASGDIASAKAMAARAQKKLKRGSPEWLQADDILSYKIPKI; translated from the coding sequence TTGGCTTGTACACTGCTAACGCTTCTGCTCGCCCTGCAACCTGTTCTTCTGTCGGTCTCCAGCGCCAGCGCCCAAGGCTCCAGCATCAAACTGATCCGGGACGCGGAAACCGAAGAATTGATCCGCGATTATACCCGCCCGATCTTCAAGGCTGCGGGCCTGAAACCGGGCAATATCCGCATCCATCTGGTCAAGGACAACAGCTTCAACGCCTTTGTTGTCGACAGCAAGCGCATGTTTATCAACACCGGCACCATTATCGAAGCAGATACCCCCAATGAAATCATCGGCGTGCTGGCCCATGAAACCGGCCATATCGTTGGTGGCCACATGATCCGGCTGCGCGAGGCCATGAAGCGGGCCCAGACCATTGCCGCCATCGGCATGCTGGCAGGTGCCGGAGCCATGGCAGCAGGGGCCGCAGCGGGATCTTCAGACGCCGCCCGTGCAGGCACCGCCATCATGACCAGCGCACCGGGTATCGCGCAGCGCACCTTCCTCAGCTATGCCAGAACCGAGGAAACCGCAGCCGACCGGGCAGCCGTGCGCTATCTGGAACAAACCGGCCAATCGGCCAAAGGCATGTTGCGCACCTTCGAGCGCTTTGCTGACCAGTCGCTCTTTTCCAGTCAATATGTGGATCCCTACATCCAGTCCCATCCCCTGCCCCGCGAGCGTATAGCCCAGATCGAGCGGCTGGCCAAGAAAAGCAAATATTTCGACAGGAAGGACAGCGCCCAGCTACAGCAGCGCCATGATATGGTGCGCGCCAAACTGGCCGCCTTCACTCAGGATCCAAAGCGCGTCATGCGCAGCTACAAGGGCAACGATATGCCTAGCCTCTACGCACAGGCCATCGTCACCTTCCGCCTCGGCAACCGCAACAAGGCCATAAAGCAGATGGATCAACTGCTGAAACTCCAGCCAGACAATCCCTATTTTCTGGAACTGAAGGGCCAGATCTATCTGGAAACCGGCATGGCAGACAATGCCATCGCTCCGTTGAACAGGGCCGTTTCCCTGCGCCCCGATGAAGGCATCCTGCGCGTCATGCTCGGACAGGCCATCCTGTCGTCAAAAAGCAACAAGAATTACAGCGCAGCCGTCACCCATCTGCAACGAGGCCTGCAAGATGATCCCGATCTGGCGGTTGGTTATCGTTTTCTGGCGCAGGCCTATGAATATCTGGGCCAGCGGGCTCAGGCAGAGATGGCCACGGCCAACGGCTATTTCGCCTCTGGAGACATCGCCTCGGCCAAGGCCATGGCCGCACGGGCTCAAAAAAAGCTCAAGCGAGGTTCGCCGGAATGGTTGCAGGCAGATGATATCCTGTCCTACAAGATACCCAAGATATGA
- a CDS encoding DsbA family protein, which produces MRRKFSTISFLFATLALIGFASPPARAAEFNDTQKQEIEKIISDYLLENPDLIRQVFTIISQQEADKQQQAELQRAELAKQALVENQEELFNAKDQIVLGNPKGDVTLVEFLDYNCGYCKQAFGGMLELMDQDKKLRVVLKEWPILGPQSQEAALVAVAVTKLAPDQYWDFHKAMMTMRGTANKETALRTAEKLGISREGLEKLYEDKASRKPIQDAYRLADALNLNGTPGYVLGDEIIPGYISQEAFESKISNLRSCGSTNC; this is translated from the coding sequence ATGCGCCGTAAATTTTCAACGATTTCCTTCCTATTTGCCACTCTTGCTCTCATTGGATTTGCCTCGCCCCCTGCACGCGCAGCCGAATTCAACGACACGCAGAAGCAGGAAATCGAAAAGATTATTTCTGACTATCTTCTTGAAAATCCGGATCTTATTCGACAGGTCTTCACCATTATCAGCCAGCAGGAAGCCGACAAGCAGCAGCAGGCCGAATTGCAGCGTGCCGAACTGGCCAAGCAGGCGCTGGTTGAAAATCAGGAAGAGCTTTTCAATGCCAAGGATCAGATCGTGCTTGGCAATCCCAAGGGCGATGTGACCCTCGTCGAATTTCTTGATTATAACTGCGGCTATTGCAAACAGGCCTTCGGCGGCATGCTGGAACTGATGGATCAGGACAAGAAATTGCGCGTTGTGCTGAAAGAATGGCCGATCCTCGGGCCACAGTCACAGGAAGCAGCCCTTGTCGCGGTCGCGGTTACCAAGCTCGCTCCGGATCAATACTGGGACTTCCACAAGGCGATGATGACCATGCGCGGCACAGCCAACAAGGAAACCGCTTTGCGTACCGCCGAAAAGCTCGGTATTTCCCGCGAGGGACTTGAAAAATTGTATGAAGACAAAGCCTCCCGCAAGCCCATTCAGGATGCCTATCGGCTGGCCGATGCGCTCAATCTGAACGGCACGCCGGGCTATGTGCTGGGCGACGAAATCATCCCCGGCTATATCTCGCAGGAAGCCTTCGAAAGCAAGATTTCCAATCTGCGCAGCTGCGGTTCAACCAACTGCTGA
- the aroQ gene encoding type II 3-dehydroquinate dehydratase: protein MTKTLYVLNGPNLNMLGLREPGIYGATTLKDIEMMCQEKAASMGWSIAFRQSNHEGELIDWIHEAREKSSGIIFNPAAFTHTSVALQDAIRAVSLPVIEVHLSNIHARESFRHHSFVSPAALGVICGLNAKGYVLAIEALVEHLEKAQA, encoded by the coding sequence ATGACCAAAACTCTCTATGTTCTCAATGGCCCAAATCTTAACATGCTCGGACTGAGAGAACCCGGTATCTACGGCGCCACCACCTTGAAAGACATCGAAATGATGTGTCAGGAGAAGGCAGCCTCCATGGGGTGGTCAATCGCCTTTCGCCAAAGCAATCATGAAGGTGAACTGATCGACTGGATTCATGAAGCCCGAGAGAAATCGAGCGGCATCATTTTCAATCCAGCAGCTTTCACGCACACATCCGTCGCACTGCAAGATGCAATTCGAGCTGTGAGCCTGCCAGTTATCGAGGTTCACCTGTCCAATATTCACGCACGCGAATCCTTCCGCCACCACTCCTTTGTTTCACCTGCGGCGCTCGGCGTCATCTGCGGGCTGAATGCCAAGGGATATGTGCTGGCGATTGAGGCGCTTGTGGAACATCTAGAAAAGGCACAGGCGTAA
- the accB gene encoding acetyl-CoA carboxylase biotin carboxyl carrier protein produces MTTEKSKLDPDFIRQLAELVKSQDLTEIEIEQKDLRIRVAREIVVQQAIAAPLAAAPAASVAPAPAAAPAAAAADNDANLNNAVRSPMVGTAYLSPEPGSAPFVSVGDQVKLGDTLMIVEAMKTMNQIPATKAGKITAILVEDAQPVEFDEPLVIIE; encoded by the coding sequence ATGACCACAGAAAAAAGCAAACTTGATCCTGATTTCATCCGTCAGCTGGCGGAGCTGGTTAAGTCTCAGGACCTGACTGAAATTGAGATCGAGCAGAAAGACTTGCGAATTCGTGTCGCCCGTGAAATCGTCGTTCAGCAGGCCATCGCTGCACCGCTGGCAGCAGCTCCTGCCGCTTCGGTAGCTCCAGCACCGGCCGCTGCGCCTGCAGCTGCTGCCGCAGACAACGACGCAAATCTCAACAACGCAGTCCGCTCACCGATGGTCGGTACTGCCTATCTGTCTCCGGAGCCGGGGTCTGCCCCATTTGTATCCGTGGGAGATCAGGTCAAGCTCGGCGACACGCTGATGATCGTCGAAGCCATGAAAACCATGAACCAGATTCCTGCCACCAAAGCCGGCAAAATCACGGCTATTCTGGTGGAAGACGCCCAGCCGGTCGAATTCGACGAGCCGCTGGTCATCATTGAATAA
- the accC gene encoding acetyl-CoA carboxylase biotin carboxylase subunit — MFSKVLIANRGEIALRVLRACKELGIQTVAIHSTADAEAMHVKLADESVCIGPPSARDSYLNIPQILAACEITGADAVHPGYGFLSENARFAQILEEHKISFIGPSAEHIRIMGDKIAAKQTAKRLGIPVVPGSEGGVDTVEDAKRCAAEMGYPVLIKAASGGGGKGMQVVHSEDKMGLAFTTARSEASANFGDSTVYIEKYLEKPRHIEVQVMGDGKGHAIHLGERDCSLQRRHQKVWEEAQSPALNEEQQKRIGDICATAMQGLGYSGAGTIEFLYENGEFYFIEMNTRLQVEHPVTESITRIDLVNEQLKVACGAGLDIRQEDVVFQGHAIECRINAENPETFVPSPGKITYYHPPGGLGVRVDSGVYQGYSIPPYYDSLIGKLIVTGRNRVECMMRLRRALDEFVVDGIQTTLPLFRKLVDNPDIANGAYDIHWLEKYLGMK, encoded by the coding sequence ATGTTTTCTAAGGTTCTGATCGCAAACCGGGGTGAAATCGCCCTTCGTGTATTGCGAGCCTGCAAGGAACTTGGCATTCAGACGGTTGCGATTCATTCCACCGCCGATGCCGAGGCAATGCATGTCAAGCTGGCCGATGAGAGCGTCTGCATCGGGCCGCCTTCGGCCCGTGACAGTTATCTCAACATTCCGCAAATTCTGGCAGCCTGTGAAATTACCGGCGCTGATGCGGTTCATCCCGGCTATGGCTTCCTTTCGGAAAATGCCCGTTTCGCGCAGATTCTGGAAGAGCACAAGATCAGCTTCATCGGCCCAAGCGCCGAGCATATCCGCATCATGGGCGACAAGATTGCCGCCAAGCAGACCGCAAAACGCCTCGGCATTCCGGTTGTTCCCGGCTCTGAAGGTGGTGTCGACACGGTCGAGGACGCCAAGCGCTGCGCTGCCGAAATGGGCTACCCGGTTCTGATCAAGGCCGCCTCCGGCGGCGGCGGCAAGGGCATGCAGGTGGTGCATTCCGAAGACAAGATGGGTCTTGCCTTCACGACCGCCCGCTCTGAAGCGTCTGCCAACTTCGGCGATTCAACGGTCTATATCGAGAAATATCTCGAAAAGCCGCGCCATATCGAAGTTCAGGTCATGGGCGATGGCAAGGGCCATGCGATCCATCTGGGCGAACGCGACTGCTCCTTGCAGCGCCGTCACCAGAAGGTCTGGGAAGAAGCCCAATCCCCTGCCCTCAATGAAGAACAGCAGAAGCGCATCGGCGATATCTGCGCCACTGCGATGCAGGGGCTGGGCTATTCCGGCGCCGGTACCATCGAGTTTCTCTACGAGAATGGCGAATTCTATTTCATTGAAATGAACACCCGCCTGCAGGTGGAGCATCCTGTAACCGAATCCATCACCCGCATTGACCTTGTCAACGAACAGCTGAAAGTCGCTTGCGGTGCCGGGCTCGATATCCGTCAGGAAGATGTGGTTTTCCAGGGTCACGCCATCGAATGCCGTATCAACGCTGAAAATCCGGAAACCTTCGTTCCGTCTCCGGGCAAGATCACCTATTACCACCCGCCGGGGGGGCTTGGCGTGCGCGTTGATTCCGGCGTCTATCAGGGCTATTCCATCCCGCCCTATTATGACAGCCTGATCGGCAAGCTGATCGTAACCGGCCGCAATCGGGTCGAATGCATGATGCGTCTGCGCCGTGCGCTGGATGAATTCGTCGTTGATGGCATCCAGACCACATTGCCGCTGTTCCGCAAGCTGGTCGACAATCCCGATATTGCCAATGGTGCCTATGACATTCACTGGCTGGAAAAATATCTCGGCATGAAATAG
- the aat gene encoding leucyl/phenylalanyl-tRNA--protein transferase: MTDESSTLDITPQILLRAYACGIFPMSEGADDPTLFWIEPEMRGIIPLDNFHIPKRMLRTMRTTSFQIRVDTDFGGVMDACAASAPGRTTTWINPQIHALYRDLFDMGHSHSVEVWDGDSLVGGLYGVSLGTAFFGESMFSRARDTSKMALIHLVQRLNAGGYTLLDTQFITDHLKQFGTVEIPKAEYHALLDHAMQRRADFYALDKPSQQS, from the coding sequence ATGACTGACGAATCTTCCACCTTGGATATCACTCCCCAGATCCTGCTCAGGGCCTATGCCTGCGGCATATTCCCCATGTCCGAGGGGGCCGACGATCCCACCCTGTTCTGGATCGAACCGGAGATGCGCGGCATCATTCCGCTCGACAATTTCCACATTCCCAAAAGGATGCTGCGCACCATGCGCACCACATCCTTCCAGATTCGCGTGGATACGGATTTCGGCGGCGTCATGGATGCCTGCGCGGCCTCGGCGCCCGGACGAACGACCACATGGATCAATCCTCAGATCCATGCGCTCTATCGCGATCTGTTCGATATGGGCCATAGTCATTCGGTGGAAGTCTGGGATGGGGACAGCCTTGTCGGCGGTCTATATGGCGTCAGTCTGGGCACCGCCTTTTTCGGCGAAAGCATGTTCTCGCGGGCGCGGGACACCTCCAAGATGGCGCTCATTCATCTTGTGCAAAGGCTCAATGCCGGCGGTTACACCCTGCTCGATACCCAGTTCATAACGGATCATCTCAAGCAGTTCGGCACGGTGGAAATACCCAAGGCCGAATATCATGCCCTGCTAGACCACGCCATGCAGAGACGCGCAGACTTCTACGCCCTCGATAAGCCGTCACAACAGTCCTAA
- a CDS encoding DUF2155 domain-containing protein, translating into MRRAAIASLFLLGCLLGLQAKAEEVANPVATFAGLDKITARMIQFDVYIDETVQFGSLQVTPRVCYTRPETERQEETAFVEVDEITLERKVRRIFTGWMFASSPGMNAVEHPVYDVWLVGCKQNTDVPKPN; encoded by the coding sequence ATGAGAAGAGCTGCGATTGCTTCTCTGTTCTTATTGGGGTGTTTGCTGGGCCTGCAGGCAAAGGCCGAAGAGGTTGCAAACCCTGTCGCCACCTTCGCAGGGCTGGACAAGATCACGGCACGGATGATTCAGTTCGACGTTTATATCGACGAGACCGTTCAGTTCGGCTCACTGCAGGTGACCCCTCGGGTCTGCTATACGCGCCCGGAGACGGAGCGGCAGGAAGAAACCGCCTTTGTCGAAGTCGACGAGATTACGCTCGAACGCAAGGTTCGGCGCATTTTCACCGGCTGGATGTTTGCATCCAGTCCGGGCATGAATGCGGTTGAGCATCCGGTTTATGATGTCTGGCTGGTGGGCTGCAAACAGAATACCGACGTGCCCAAGCCGAACTGA
- a CDS encoding NADH:ubiquinone oxidoreductase subunit NDUFA12, with protein sequence MKNFLLLLFTWWGKTTFGTWLHTKRFGVFVGQDEFGNKYYKQKVPKNPSYGAERKGERRWVVYANPAEASTIPAGWHGWMHYRSDVAPSEAEVKHWSWERAHQPNMTGTSRAYRPAGSLLSAQKPSADKAADYEAWSP encoded by the coding sequence ATGAAAAATTTTCTGCTTCTGCTTTTTACCTGGTGGGGAAAAACGACCTTCGGAACCTGGCTACACACCAAGCGGTTCGGTGTGTTTGTCGGTCAGGATGAGTTTGGCAACAAATATTACAAGCAGAAGGTTCCCAAGAATCCGAGCTATGGGGCAGAGCGCAAGGGTGAGCGGCGCTGGGTTGTCTATGCCAATCCGGCAGAGGCGAGCACCATTCCGGCTGGCTGGCATGGCTGGATGCATTACAGAAGCGATGTTGCCCCCAGCGAGGCCGAGGTGAAACACTGGTCGTGGGAGCGGGCTCATCAGCCCAACATGACCGGCACATCCCGAGCCTATCGTCCGGCAGGCTCCTTGCTATCTGCGCAAAAGCCTTCTGCCGACAAGGCCGCCGACTATGAGGCATGGAGCCCCTAG